Proteins from one Acidiphilium multivorum AIU301 genomic window:
- the gcl gene encoding glyoxylate carboligase: MSRMRAAEAAIRVLEREGATTLFGVPGAAINPLYAAMRGSNAIRHVLARHVEGASHMAEGFTRAKPGNIGVCVGTSGPAGTDMITGLYSALADSIPILCITGQAPRARLHKEDFQAVDIESIAKPVTKWAVTVREPALVPRVFQQAFHVMRSGRPGPVLIDLPIDVQMAEIEFDEETYAPLPVYRPAATAAQIERALDMLESAERPLIVAGGGVINADAADRLVAFAELTGVPVIPTLMGWGAIPDDHPLMAGMVGLQTSHRYGNATFLESDFVLGIGNRWANRHTGSIETYTRGRRFVHVDIEPTQIGRVFEPDYGIVSDAGAALDLFLSLAAERRAAGRLPDRRGWSEACRARKRTMLRRTHFDAAPIKPQRVYEEMNKAFGRETRYVSTIGLSQIAAAQFLHVFRARNWINCGQAGPLGWTIPAALGAAVAEPDRPVVALSGDYDFQFLIEELAVGAQFSIPYLHVVVNNAYLGLIRQAQRAFGMDYCVDLAFENINAPEQGPAAASGVDHVAVAEGLGCKALRVTEPDGIAPALIRAAAMMKAHRVPVVVEIVLERVTNIAMGPEIDSIQEHDELAEHKDDAPTALAFLD; the protein is encoded by the coding sequence ATGAGCAGGATGCGGGCGGCCGAGGCCGCGATCCGCGTATTGGAACGGGAGGGCGCGACCACCCTGTTCGGCGTGCCGGGGGCGGCGATCAATCCGCTCTACGCGGCGATGCGCGGATCGAACGCGATACGGCATGTCCTGGCGCGCCACGTCGAGGGCGCCAGCCACATGGCGGAGGGATTCACCCGGGCGAAGCCGGGCAATATCGGCGTCTGCGTCGGCACGTCCGGCCCCGCGGGCACCGACATGATCACCGGGCTCTATTCCGCCCTGGCGGATTCGATCCCGATTCTCTGCATCACCGGCCAGGCGCCGCGCGCCCGCCTCCACAAGGAGGATTTCCAGGCAGTGGATATCGAGAGCATCGCGAAGCCGGTGACCAAATGGGCCGTCACGGTGCGCGAGCCGGCCCTGGTGCCGCGGGTGTTTCAGCAGGCGTTCCATGTCATGCGCTCCGGCCGGCCGGGGCCGGTCCTGATCGACCTGCCGATCGACGTGCAGATGGCCGAGATCGAATTCGACGAGGAAACCTACGCGCCGCTGCCCGTCTACCGGCCCGCGGCGACGGCGGCGCAGATCGAGCGCGCGCTCGACATGCTGGAGAGCGCGGAACGCCCGCTGATCGTGGCCGGTGGCGGCGTCATCAACGCCGATGCCGCCGACCGGCTGGTCGCCTTCGCGGAACTGACCGGGGTGCCGGTGATTCCGACGCTGATGGGCTGGGGCGCGATCCCGGATGATCATCCGCTGATGGCCGGCATGGTCGGGCTCCAGACCAGCCACCGCTACGGCAACGCGACCTTCCTCGAATCCGATTTCGTGCTCGGCATCGGCAATCGCTGGGCCAACCGGCACACCGGCTCGATCGAGACATACACCAGGGGGCGGCGCTTCGTTCACGTCGACATCGAGCCGACGCAGATCGGCCGCGTGTTCGAGCCGGATTATGGCATCGTGTCGGATGCCGGCGCGGCTCTCGATCTGTTCCTTTCCCTGGCGGCGGAGCGGCGCGCGGCAGGACGGCTGCCCGACAGGCGCGGGTGGTCAGAAGCCTGCCGCGCCCGCAAGCGCACGATGCTGCGGCGAACCCATTTCGATGCCGCACCCATAAAGCCACAGCGCGTCTACGAGGAAATGAACAAGGCGTTCGGGCGCGAAACCCGCTATGTCAGCACGATCGGGCTGTCGCAGATCGCGGCGGCGCAGTTCCTGCACGTCTTCCGCGCGCGCAACTGGATCAATTGCGGCCAGGCCGGTCCGCTCGGCTGGACCATCCCGGCGGCGCTCGGCGCCGCGGTGGCGGAGCCGGACCGGCCCGTGGTCGCGCTTTCCGGCGACTATGACTTCCAGTTCCTCATCGAGGAGCTCGCGGTCGGCGCGCAGTTCAGCATTCCCTACCTGCACGTCGTCGTGAACAATGCGTATCTCGGGCTGATCCGCCAGGCACAGCGCGCCTTCGGGATGGATTACTGCGTCGATCTCGCCTTCGAGAACATCAACGCGCCGGAACAGGGCCCGGCGGCGGCCAGCGGCGTCGATCATGTCGCCGTCGCGGAAGGTCTCGGCTGCAAGGCGCTGCGGGTGACCGAGCCCGACGGTATCGCGCCCGCCCTGATCCGCGCCGCGGCGATGATGAAGGCGCATCGCGTGCCCGTGGTCGTCGAGATCGTGCTCGAACGGGTGACGAATATCGCCATGGGCCCTGAAATCGATTCGATTCAGGAACATGACGAACTTGCCGAACACAAGGACGATGCGCCAACCGCGCTCGCGTTTCTGGACTGA
- a CDS encoding LysR family transcriptional regulator has protein sequence MELRHLRYFVAVAETLSFTEAARRLAISQPPLSQQIRDLELEIGTTLIARSSRNVSLTPAGAAFLTRARQILAEAVRARDEARVIGAGRSGTLDIGMTGAVLLGGLGGLVAAFQIFAPGVQVRLHEMPPGEQEAALGAGRLDLCFLRTPGADPALRVEPAWSEGVSAVLPRDHPLAVRRRLALADLRDEPFVFFRRADSRFADHLWTCCIEAGFAPRIVQEVVEAHAVMALVADGFGIALLPDSARRLAPSGLGFRPLAGNPARADVSLVYPREHSAVVGEFIGFARTRLGRGAGSGGPGS, from the coding sequence ATGGAACTGCGGCATCTGCGCTATTTCGTCGCCGTCGCCGAGACGCTGAGTTTCACGGAAGCGGCCCGCCGGCTCGCGATATCGCAGCCGCCGCTCAGCCAGCAGATCCGCGATCTCGAACTGGAAATCGGCACGACGCTGATCGCCCGGTCGAGCCGGAACGTGTCGCTCACCCCCGCCGGCGCGGCCTTCCTGACCCGGGCGCGGCAGATCCTGGCGGAAGCCGTCCGCGCGCGCGACGAGGCGCGGGTCATCGGCGCGGGCCGGTCGGGCACGCTGGATATCGGCATGACCGGCGCGGTCCTGCTCGGCGGGCTCGGCGGCCTGGTGGCCGCGTTCCAGATATTCGCGCCGGGCGTGCAGGTGCGCCTGCACGAGATGCCACCCGGCGAGCAGGAGGCGGCGCTCGGCGCCGGGCGGCTCGATCTCTGCTTCCTGCGCACACCCGGCGCGGACCCGGCTCTCCGTGTCGAGCCGGCGTGGTCGGAAGGCGTCAGCGCGGTGCTTCCCCGCGATCATCCCCTGGCTGTCCGGCGCCGCCTCGCCCTGGCGGACCTGCGCGACGAGCCCTTCGTGTTCTTCCGCCGCGCGGATTCGCGCTTCGCCGATCATCTCTGGACATGCTGCATCGAGGCCGGCTTCGCCCCGCGCATCGTGCAGGAGGTGGTCGAGGCTCATGCCGTGATGGCGCTGGTTGCGGACGGGTTCGGCATCGCGCTGCTGCCCGACTCCGCCCGCCGCCTCGCGCCGTCCGGTCTCGGCTTCCGCCCGCTCGCCGGCAATCCGGCGCGGGCCGATGTCAGCCTCGTCTACCCGCGGGAGCATTCCGCCGTGGTCGGCGAGTTTATCGGCTTCGCCCGGACCCGCCTCGGGCGCGGCGCGGGCAGCGGCGGGCCGGGATCATAA
- the xdhA gene encoding xanthine dehydrogenase small subunit yields MTQQKIRFHFRGGIVAVGDLAITTTVLGWLRESAGQCGTKEGCAEGDCGACTVIVAELAEAAPPAGAVRVGGLDLRPVNACIRFLPTLHGKALLTVEDLRPLAGGALHPVQQALVDCHASQCGFCTPGFAMSLLALYLDHQGATPPNRQAIADRLAGNLCRCTGYRPILDAAERMFTLPPVAFDAAPVEASLRRIAAETPPAFSYEAADPALAADGVPRFNRFHAPRTAERLAALCAEKPAARILGGATDIGLWVNKQFRDVGDLISVNDVAELRAIEATPEGLTVGAAVPLEDAWNALAALVPECREMALRFAGPPVRHAGTMGGNVANGSPIGDAPPVLMALGATLVLQQGGTIRRLPIDAFYLDYMKTARAPGEFLRAIEIPRPDPATRFRAYKISKRHDCDISTLSLGAAVTLRDGAVRDVRLAFGGMAATVRRAAAAEAALRGQPWNEVTIAAAMNALGADFTPLTDLRASADYRMRVARNLLRRLHLELTASAAGPALRTRAVPSGMMAGAA; encoded by the coding sequence ATGACACAACAGAAAATTCGCTTTCATTTCCGTGGCGGGATCGTCGCGGTCGGCGACCTGGCGATCACGACCACGGTTCTCGGCTGGCTGCGGGAGAGCGCGGGGCAATGCGGCACCAAGGAAGGCTGCGCCGAGGGTGATTGCGGGGCCTGCACGGTCATCGTCGCCGAACTGGCGGAGGCCGCGCCGCCTGCCGGCGCCGTCCGCGTCGGCGGGCTCGATCTGCGGCCGGTCAATGCGTGCATCCGTTTCCTGCCGACGCTGCATGGCAAGGCGCTGCTGACGGTGGAGGATCTGCGTCCTCTGGCCGGCGGCGCGCTGCATCCGGTGCAGCAGGCGCTGGTCGACTGCCACGCCTCGCAATGCGGCTTCTGCACGCCGGGTTTCGCGATGTCGCTACTCGCGCTGTATCTCGATCATCAGGGAGCCACGCCGCCGAACCGGCAGGCCATCGCCGACCGGCTGGCCGGCAACCTCTGCCGCTGCACCGGCTATCGGCCGATCCTCGATGCCGCCGAGCGGATGTTCACGCTTCCTCCGGTCGCGTTCGACGCGGCGCCGGTGGAAGCCTCCCTGCGCAGGATCGCGGCGGAAACGCCGCCGGCGTTCAGCTACGAGGCGGCCGATCCTGCCCTCGCGGCGGACGGCGTCCCCCGGTTCAACCGCTTTCACGCGCCGCGCACCGCCGAACGCCTGGCCGCGCTCTGCGCTGAAAAACCCGCGGCGCGCATCCTGGGCGGCGCCACCGATATCGGCCTGTGGGTGAACAAGCAGTTCCGCGACGTGGGCGATCTGATTTCGGTCAACGACGTCGCCGAACTGCGCGCGATCGAGGCGACGCCGGAGGGGCTGACCGTCGGCGCCGCCGTACCGCTCGAGGATGCCTGGAACGCGCTCGCCGCCCTGGTGCCGGAATGTCGTGAAATGGCGTTGCGCTTTGCCGGGCCGCCGGTGCGCCATGCCGGCACGATGGGCGGCAACGTCGCCAATGGTTCGCCGATCGGCGATGCGCCGCCGGTGCTCATGGCGCTTGGCGCGACACTGGTCCTGCAACAGGGCGGGACGATCCGGCGTCTGCCGATCGACGCATTCTATCTCGATTACATGAAAACCGCCCGCGCACCTGGCGAGTTCCTGCGCGCGATCGAGATTCCCCGTCCCGATCCGGCGACGCGGTTCCGCGCCTACAAGATCTCGAAGCGCCATGACTGCGACATCTCGACCCTCAGCCTCGGCGCGGCGGTCACGCTGCGGGACGGCGCCGTGCGGGACGTCCGCCTCGCATTCGGCGGCATGGCCGCGACCGTGCGCCGCGCCGCGGCGGCGGAAGCCGCGCTGCGCGGCCAGCCCTGGAACGAGGTGACGATCGCGGCGGCGATGAACGCCCTCGGGGCGGATTTCACGCCCCTGACCGATTTGCGGGCGAGTGCCGATTACCGGATGCGCGTGGCGCGCAACCTGCTGCGGCGGCTCCATCTCGAACTGACGGCGTCCGCGGCTGGACCGGCGCTGCGCACGCGCGCCGTCCCGTCCGGCATGATGGCAGGTGCCGCATGA
- the xdhB gene encoding xanthine dehydrogenase molybdopterin binding subunit, with translation MNEQSRPGSATSRATKPGLAGFAAGVRVAWSEADEAALAAGSRVGVGVPHESAHLHVSGAAAYVDDVPERAGTLHAALGLSPVAAGTLLGIDTALLRAQPGVVDVIIASDIPGANECGPVVHDDPILAEGAVRYLGQPVFIVVATARDLARRAAAKARDAVRVEPAEPVLDPRAAHEAGRHLRAPMELVRESEPGACRRAIAAAPHRLAGRFSLGGQEQFYLEGQITYAIPTENDGMHVLCSTQHPSEMQHLVAHALGWRSHQVLVECRRMGGGFGGKESQSGLFACAASIAASRLGRPVKLRLDRDDDFLITGRRHGFEYDYEVGFDDNGRIAGLVITMIANAGHSTDLSMAVLTRALCHADNAYFLPEVALTGHLARTDTQSNTAFRGFGGPQGALVTEIILDSIARRLGRDALEIRCANFYGRGARDVTPYGQTVEDNVIAEIVEQLVRSSAYHERRAAVAAFNATSPVLKKGLALTPVKFGISFNVPHLNQAGALVHVYADGSALVNHGGTEMGQGLNTKVAQVVADALGIGFDQVRCTATDTSKVANTSATAASTGADLNGMAALDAALAIRGRLAAFAAERFETGIESIRFSNGLVRIGGTSISFADLVRMAYEARVQLWSDGFYATPKINWSPQTMRGRPFYYFAYGAAVSEVVIDTLSGEFTALRTDILHDAGRSLNPAIDIGQIEGGFVQSMGWLTSEELVWHPKTGMLLTHAPSTYKIPTANDVPAVLNTTLFDSPNREPSIHRSKAVGEPPMLLAFSVLLAIRDAISAAGGHRVDPPLRAPATPEAILDALDVVRAGGDAP, from the coding sequence ATGAACGAGCAGAGCCGCCCTGGGTCAGCCACATCCCGTGCCACGAAGCCCGGCCTTGCCGGTTTCGCGGCGGGTGTCAGGGTTGCCTGGTCGGAAGCGGACGAGGCGGCGCTGGCCGCCGGCAGCCGCGTCGGTGTGGGTGTCCCGCACGAATCAGCGCATCTGCACGTTTCCGGCGCCGCGGCGTATGTCGACGATGTGCCGGAACGCGCGGGAACCCTGCACGCCGCGCTCGGCCTCTCTCCGGTCGCGGCGGGAACGCTGCTCGGCATCGACACGGCGCTTCTGCGCGCGCAGCCAGGCGTCGTCGATGTCATCATCGCGTCCGACATTCCCGGCGCGAACGAATGCGGCCCCGTCGTGCATGACGATCCGATCCTCGCCGAGGGCGCGGTGCGGTATCTCGGCCAGCCGGTCTTCATCGTCGTCGCCACCGCGCGCGATCTCGCGCGCCGGGCAGCGGCGAAGGCGCGCGACGCCGTGCGGGTCGAGCCGGCGGAGCCGGTCCTCGATCCCCGTGCCGCCCATGAGGCGGGCCGCCACCTGCGCGCGCCGATGGAACTCGTCCGCGAGTCGGAGCCGGGCGCCTGCCGCCGGGCCATCGCGGCGGCGCCGCACCGGCTCGCCGGGCGGTTCAGCCTCGGCGGCCAGGAGCAATTCTATCTCGAAGGCCAGATCACCTATGCGATCCCGACCGAGAATGACGGGATGCACGTGCTGTGCTCGACGCAGCATCCGAGCGAGATGCAGCATCTCGTCGCCCATGCGCTCGGCTGGCGCAGCCATCAGGTGCTGGTCGAATGCCGGCGCATGGGCGGCGGGTTCGGCGGCAAGGAATCGCAGTCGGGGCTGTTCGCCTGCGCGGCCTCGATCGCCGCTTCACGGCTCGGCCGGCCGGTGAAGCTGCGCCTCGACCGCGACGATGATTTCCTGATCACCGGCCGCCGCCACGGATTCGAATACGATTATGAGGTCGGCTTCGACGACAACGGCCGGATCGCGGGTCTCGTGATCACCATGATCGCCAATGCCGGCCACTCGACCGACCTGTCGATGGCCGTGCTCACCCGCGCGCTCTGCCATGCGGACAATGCCTATTTCCTGCCCGAAGTCGCGCTGACCGGCCATCTCGCCCGGACCGACACGCAGAGCAACACCGCCTTCCGCGGCTTCGGCGGCCCGCAGGGCGCGCTGGTCACCGAGATCATCCTCGACTCGATCGCCCGCCGCCTCGGCCGCGACGCGCTCGAGATCCGGTGCGCGAATTTCTACGGTCGCGGCGCGCGCGACGTCACGCCATACGGACAGACGGTCGAAGACAACGTGATTGCCGAGATCGTGGAACAGCTCGTCCGGAGCAGCGCCTATCACGAGCGCCGCGCCGCGGTCGCGGCCTTCAACGCGACCAGTCCGGTGCTGAAGAAGGGGCTTGCGCTGACGCCGGTGAAATTCGGCATTTCCTTCAACGTGCCGCATCTGAACCAGGCCGGCGCGCTGGTGCATGTCTATGCCGACGGCAGCGCGCTGGTGAATCACGGCGGCACCGAGATGGGGCAGGGGCTCAACACCAAGGTCGCGCAGGTCGTCGCGGATGCGCTGGGGATCGGCTTCGACCAGGTGCGCTGCACGGCGACGGACACGTCGAAGGTCGCGAACACCTCCGCCACCGCCGCCTCCACCGGGGCGGATCTGAACGGCATGGCGGCGCTCGACGCGGCGCTCGCGATCCGCGGGCGGCTCGCCGCGTTCGCCGCGGAGCGTTTTGAAACCGGAATCGAAAGCATCCGCTTTTCAAATGGTCTCGTGCGGATCGGCGGCACATCGATCAGCTTCGCCGATCTCGTCCGCATGGCCTACGAAGCGCGCGTGCAACTCTGGAGCGACGGCTTCTACGCCACGCCGAAGATCAACTGGTCGCCACAGACGATGCGTGGCCGGCCGTTCTACTATTTCGCGTACGGTGCCGCGGTATCCGAGGTGGTGATCGACACGCTGAGCGGCGAATTCACGGCACTGCGCACCGATATTCTGCACGATGCCGGGCGGTCGCTGAACCCCGCCATCGATATCGGCCAGATCGAGGGCGGCTTCGTGCAGAGCATGGGCTGGCTGACATCGGAAGAACTGGTCTGGCATCCGAAGACCGGCATGCTGCTGACCCATGCGCCAAGCACCTACAAGATCCCCACCGCGAACGACGTGCCGGCGGTGCTGAACACGACCCTGTTCGACAGCCCCAACCGGGAACCGAGCATCCACCGTTCGAAGGCGGTCGGCGAACCGCCGATGCTGCTGGCCTTCTCGGTGCTGCTCGCGATCCGCGACGCGATCTCGGCCGCCGGCGGCCACCGCGTCGATCCGCCGCTGCGCGCACCGGCGACGCCGGAGGCGATCCTCGACGCGCTCGATGTCGTCCGCGCCGGCGGTGACGCACCGTGA
- the xdhC gene encoding xanthine dehydrogenase accessory protein XdhC, producing the protein MSTVAQPPRGVIVELRRVRGSAPREQGTRMMVTAHATDGTIGGGALEHAAIARAGALLGEWIAHPDLAREMHELHALGPQLGQCCGGSVTLAYAPSDSGKLEAPPPMFHLQLHGAGHVGRAVVAVLATLGCTIDWIDSRLDAFPASLPGGKAQLACRRLADPVAAIADAPPGAAFLIMTHAHPLDAALCAAVMRRGDFGYLGLIGSETKRARFTRQWRRQDIPPAAIARLCCPIGIPAIQGKQPELIALAVAAELASRFPARHMRQLPRIPIDLDAECSACRASARCAGS; encoded by the coding sequence GTGAGTACCGTTGCACAACCTCCACGCGGCGTGATCGTCGAGCTGCGGCGCGTTCGTGGCTCGGCGCCCCGCGAGCAGGGCACGCGCATGATGGTGACGGCGCACGCGACCGACGGCACGATCGGTGGCGGCGCCCTGGAACACGCGGCGATCGCGCGCGCCGGCGCGCTGCTCGGCGAATGGATCGCCCATCCCGATCTTGCCCGCGAAATGCACGAGCTTCACGCGCTCGGCCCGCAGCTTGGCCAGTGCTGCGGAGGCTCCGTCACCCTCGCCTATGCGCCGTCGGACTCGGGAAAGCTCGAAGCCCCGCCGCCCATGTTTCATCTGCAACTGCACGGGGCCGGTCATGTCGGCCGTGCCGTGGTCGCGGTTCTCGCGACTCTCGGCTGCACGATCGACTGGATCGACTCCCGCCTCGACGCATTTCCCGCCAGCCTCCCCGGTGGCAAGGCACAACTCGCCTGCCGCAGGCTGGCCGATCCGGTCGCCGCCATCGCGGATGCGCCGCCGGGTGCCGCGTTCCTGATCATGACCCATGCCCACCCGCTAGACGCGGCACTGTGCGCCGCGGTCATGCGGCGCGGCGATTTCGGCTATCTCGGCCTGATCGGTTCGGAAACCAAGCGCGCGCGCTTCACCCGCCAGTGGCGCCGGCAGGACATCCCGCCCGCGGCGATCGCGCGCCTGTGCTGCCCGATCGGGATTCCCGCGATCCAGGGCAAGCAGCCGGAACTCATCGCTCTCGCCGTCGCCGCGGAACTGGCATCGCGGTTTCCGGCGCGGCACATGCGCCAGCTTCCGCGCATCCCGATCGATCTCGACGCCGAGTGCAGCGCCTGTCGTGCCTCGGCGCGCTGCGCCGGATCATAA
- the uraH gene encoding hydroxyisourate hydrolase → MTDLTTHVLDTAHGIPAAGVRIRLFAAGAAGGPLAEAETDANGRAKIVPANGVAFDSGSYDLVFSVGAYFGAKGAAEPAPRFLDDVVIRFGLRAGAAHLHVPLLISPFGYTTYRGQ, encoded by the coding sequence ATGACTGACCTGACCACGCATGTTCTCGACACTGCCCACGGCATTCCGGCGGCCGGTGTGCGTATCCGCCTGTTCGCTGCCGGAGCGGCCGGAGGGCCCCTGGCCGAAGCCGAGACGGATGCTAACGGCCGCGCGAAGATTGTGCCCGCGAACGGCGTGGCCTTCGATTCCGGCAGCTATGACCTCGTGTTTTCCGTCGGCGCCTATTTCGGCGCGAAGGGCGCGGCCGAGCCGGCACCGCGCTTTCTGGACGATGTCGTGATCCGCTTCGGTCTCCGCGCCGGGGCCGCGCACCTTCATGTCCCGCTGCTGATCTCGCCGTTCGGCTACACGACCTATCGGGGACAATGA
- a CDS encoding urate hydroxylase PuuD: MTAYMAQWAMALLIWLHVIAAIAWIGESFYFVMLDNGLKSPAEAEARERGVFGEMWSVHGGGFYHAQKYLVSPARMPEDLHWSKWKSYTTWLSGFALFTVMYLLQPGIYLLDPSVARIAPGLGVAAALGFLLVGWVVYDVLCRAFGDRDLRLGVAIAVYVGAAAFISTHLFAPQAAFLIIGAMLGTIMTANVFFWIIPGQKKMVAALARGETPDPLPGKRGKQRSVHNTYFTLPVVFAMLSSHFGMLFSHPASWIYLWLVMVAGALIRQFFVLWHKGQRNFALPVAGAVLIVLVIVAVAPGAMSTGASAEAAGVQGNVTVARIEPIIHERCAACHSAHPTLMASAPNGIMFDTAAEIRSRASLIEQQAVSAKSMPPGNVTHITRREREEIAAWVRGGAK; encoded by the coding sequence ATGACGGCCTATATGGCGCAATGGGCGATGGCCCTGCTGATCTGGCTCCACGTGATCGCGGCGATCGCCTGGATCGGCGAATCCTTCTACTTCGTCATGCTCGACAATGGGCTGAAGTCACCGGCCGAGGCCGAGGCCCGCGAACGCGGCGTGTTCGGCGAGATGTGGTCGGTCCATGGCGGCGGGTTCTACCACGCGCAGAAATATCTCGTCTCGCCCGCGCGCATGCCCGAAGACCTGCATTGGTCGAAATGGAAATCCTACACGACCTGGCTGTCCGGCTTCGCGCTGTTCACGGTGATGTATCTGCTCCAGCCCGGCATCTATCTGCTCGATCCCTCGGTGGCGCGGATCGCGCCGGGCCTCGGCGTGGCGGCGGCGCTCGGCTTCCTGCTCGTCGGCTGGGTTGTCTATGATGTCCTGTGCCGCGCCTTCGGCGACCGGGATCTGCGGCTCGGCGTCGCCATTGCGGTCTATGTCGGCGCCGCCGCCTTCATCTCGACGCATCTGTTCGCGCCCCAGGCCGCGTTCCTGATCATCGGCGCCATGCTTGGCACGATCATGACGGCGAATGTCTTCTTCTGGATCATCCCGGGCCAGAAAAAGATGGTCGCGGCGCTCGCCCGCGGCGAAACGCCCGACCCGCTGCCCGGCAAGCGCGGCAAGCAGCGTTCGGTGCACAACACCTATTTCACGCTGCCGGTCGTCTTCGCCATGCTCAGCAGCCATTTCGGCATGCTGTTCAGCCATCCGGCCAGCTGGATCTATCTCTGGCTGGTCATGGTGGCGGGCGCGCTCATTCGCCAGTTCTTCGTGCTCTGGCACAAGGGGCAGCGCAATTTCGCCCTGCCGGTCGCCGGCGCGGTGCTGATCGTCCTGGTGATCGTCGCCGTGGCGCCGGGCGCGATGTCGACCGGCGCGTCGGCCGAAGCCGCGGGAGTGCAGGGCAATGTAACCGTCGCCCGGATCGAGCCGATCATCCATGAGCGTTGCGCGGCCTGTCATTCCGCCCATCCGACGCTGATGGCCAGCGCCCCGAACGGCATCATGTTCGACACGGCGGCCGAGATTCGCTCCAGGGCGTCGCTGATCGAACAGCAGGCGGTGAGCGCGAAGTCGATGCCGCCCGGCAACGTCACGCACATCACCAGGCGGGAGCGAGAGGAAATCGCCGCCTGGGTGAGGGGAGGTGCCAAATGA
- the uraD gene encoding 2-oxo-4-hydroxy-4-carboxy-5-ureidoimidazoline decarboxylase, whose product MSADGPDIATLNAMAREDFVAALGDIYEHAAWVAEAAAPLRPFGDRDALAAAMARIVRDADPALQAALLRAHPELGHRGPLAPESADEQRAQGIDRLAAGEAARLAALNAAYRERFGFPFIIAVRGQRDMAAIMTALERRLAGTPDDERRIALAEVCRIAGFRLARRVAAPADSATAFSE is encoded by the coding sequence ATGAGCGCCGACGGCCCCGACATCGCCACCCTGAACGCCATGGCGCGCGAGGATTTCGTCGCAGCACTCGGCGATATCTACGAGCATGCCGCGTGGGTCGCCGAGGCGGCCGCGCCGCTGCGCCCCTTCGGCGACCGTGATGCCTTGGCCGCCGCGATGGCCCGCATCGTCCGCGATGCCGATCCCGCGCTGCAGGCGGCACTCCTGCGAGCCCATCCCGAGCTCGGCCATCGTGGCCCGCTGGCCCCGGAGTCGGCGGACGAGCAGCGGGCGCAGGGCATCGACCGGCTCGCCGCCGGCGAGGCGGCGCGCCTCGCCGCGCTGAACGCCGCCTATCGGGAACGCTTCGGCTTTCCCTTCATCATCGCCGTGCGCGGCCAGCGCGACATGGCGGCGATCATGACGGCGCTGGAACGGCGCCTCGCCGGCACGCCCGATGACGAGCGCCGGATCGCGCTGGCGGAGGTGTGCAGGATCGCCGGCTTCCGCCTCGCCCGTCGCGTCGCCGCGCCGGCCGACTCCGCGACCGCCTTTTCAGAGTAA